The DNA window CATCGATAGGGTTCATGTCAGATTCAATTGCCATTAGTTGCTGGCGAAGTTCAATCTGCATTGCATCGGTATCATCTTCTATGACGTCTAGCTGATGAATCATTTCAGCAACAAGTGTTACTTCACGGCCTTTGAAGCCGGTTTCTAGCAATTCATCAAGTTCATTAATTACCTTTTGTGCCTGATCAGCAGCGTCAAGACAACGTTGAACGTAAGCGAGGAAATTTGGTTGGAGCGCCTCAGGAATGACAAGTTGGCGACCATATACACGGCCTGCGATGTCTTTCGCTAAGTTAGCAAGTTTGTCCTGTTGAGTCAGAAGCTCAAGCATGTCAGTACGGTCTACTGGCATAAACAAACCGCGAGGCAGTTTTAGACGGATTTCACGTTTCAGCTCATCCGCTTCTTTCTCCAGATGAGAAATCTGAGCACGGATTTCAGCTGCTTTTTCCCAGTCACCCTTTGAAGAGACTTCAAAGAAGTTTACTAGGTGTGAACAACATTCGTTGACACAGACAACGTGGCGTTGCAAAGGCTTAATTGGGGACTTTGCAAATAACCCCATAATTGTATTTACTGGCATGGTCATTCAACCTAATAACTATAACCTTAAAAAAACATACACCATTTCTTGAGTCTTGGCGAAATGTTGAGCGATGGCTATAAAGGCGCGCATGTTAACCCATTAAATCGCTCATTTAAACTGTTTTAGATCATCAATCTGGCGATATTTCTTTCTTGCCGTGTAAGAAAATACGCAATATCCTGTTTCTATCTGCTTTGAAAGGTATAGCTATGGAAACCGAAATAGAACTGAAGTTTTTTGTTTCTCCTGAATTTTCAGAAACTTTAAAGGGAAAGATTTCTGAGACAAAAGTACTTCAGCAT is part of the Vibrio sp. B1FLJ16 genome and encodes:
- a CDS encoding TIGR00153 family protein; its protein translation is MPVNTIMGLFAKSPIKPLQRHVVCVNECCSHLVNFFEVSSKGDWEKAAEIRAQISHLEKEADELKREIRLKLPRGLFMPVDRTDMLELLTQQDKLANLAKDIAGRVYGRQLVIPEALQPNFLAYVQRCLDAADQAQKVINELDELLETGFKGREVTLVAEMIHQLDVIEDDTDAMQIELRQQLMAIESDMNPIDVMFLYKILEWVGGIADQAQRVGARLEVMLSRS